In Oryza sativa Japonica Group chromosome 11, ASM3414082v1, the following are encoded in one genomic region:
- the LOC4349787 gene encoding serine/threonine-protein kinase D6PKL1, translating to MPPGGEPDPAADELQSLSFASSDRSRSRSASTVSTATTTSTTTTTTTPPRLGAVALSDIRFLKRLGAGDIGSVYLAEVRGAATALVAAKVMDRKELEGRNKEGRARTEREILEAVDHPFLPRLFGVAEGDRWSCLLTEFCPGGDLHVLRQRQPHRRFSESAVRFYAAEVVAALEYVHMVDIVYRDLKPENVLVRADGHIMLTDFDLSLKCDPTAPTPAHVISDPIALAGGQSSSSSSSSCIIPSCIVPAVSCFQLFPGRGRHRRRRWRGRKKPSSGGGGNGGSSFPSGGLELEFVAEPVELRSMSFVGTHEYLAPEIVSGEGHGSSVDWWTLGVFVFELLYGVTPFKGHDNEMTLANIVARALEFPREPPVSAAAKDLVTSLLAKDPARRLGATVGAAVIKRHPFFSGVNWALLRCATPPYVPPPFSVATATAANAAAANADMSYDDDSCPGTPVEYY from the exons ATGCCTCCCGGCGGCGAGCCCGATCCGGCGGCCGACGAGCTGCAGAGCCTCAGCTTCGCCTCCTCCgaccgctcccgctcccgctccgcctccaccgtctccaccgccaccaccacctccaccaccaccaccaccaccacgccgccccgcctcggcgccgtcgCGCTCTCCGACATCCGCTTCCTCAAGCGGCTCGGCGCGGGGGACATCGGCAGCGTCTACCTCGCCGAGGTCaggggcgcggcgacggcgctggTCGCCGCCAAGGTGATGGACAGGAAGGAGCTGGAGGGGAGGAACAAGGAGGGCCGCGCCCGCACGGAGCGGGAGATCCTCGAGGCCGTCGACCACCCCTTCCTCCCCCGCCTCTTCGGCGTCGCCGAGGGGGATCGCTGGTCCTGCCTCCTCACCGAGTTCTgccccggcggcgacctccacGTCCTCCGCCAGCGCCAGCCTCACCGCCGCTTCTCCGAGTCCGCCGTCAG GTTTTatgcggcggaggtggtggcggcgctggagTACGTCCACATGGTGGACATCGTGTACCGTGACCTGAAGCCGGAGAACGTGCTCGTCCGCGCCGACGGCCACATCATGCTCACCGACTTCGACCTCTCGCTCAAGTGCGACccgacggcgccgacgccggcgcacGTCATCTCGGACCCcatcgccctcgccggcggccagtcttcctcctcctcctcctcgtcgtgcaTCATCCCGTCCTGCATCGTCCCCGCCGTGTCGTGCTTCCAGCTCTTCCCAGGACgcgggcgccaccgccgccgccgctggcgcggCCGCAAGAAGccgtcgagcggcggcggcggcaatggcggcagcAGCTTCCCCTCCGGTGGGCTGGAGCTGGAGTTCGTGGCGGAGCCGGTGGAGCTCCGGTCGATGTCGTTCGTCGGGACGCACGAGTACCTCGCGCCGGAGATCGTCTCCGGCGAGGGGCACGGCAGCTCCGTCGACTGGTGGACGCTGGGGGTGTTCGTCTTCGAGCTGCTCTACGGCGTGACGCCGTTCAAGGGCCACGACAACGAGATGACCCTGGCGAACATCGTGGCGCGCGCGCTCGAGTTCCCCAGGGAGCcgcccgtctccgccgccgccaaggaCCTCGTCACGTCGCTCCTCGCCAAGGACCCGGCGCGCCGCCTCGGCGCCACCGTCGGCGCCGCGGTGATCAAGCGGCACCCCTTCTTCAGCGGCGTCAACTGGGCGCTCCTCCGCTGCGCCACGCCTCCGTACGTTCCCCCGCCGTTCagcgtcgccaccgccaccgccgcgaacgccgccgccgcgaacgctGACATGTCATACGACGACGACAGCTGCCCCGGCACACCCGTGGAGTACTACTAG